One genomic window of Parasteatoda tepidariorum isolate YZ-2023 chromosome 9, CAS_Ptep_4.0, whole genome shotgun sequence includes the following:
- the LOC107455366 gene encoding ran GTPase-activating protein 1 produces MSEIDNLADQLSSTKVEDVEKEVSFVGQGLSLDTAKDAAQIVEAIQNCPGMTTLKLEGNTFGIPAAEAVGKALESQQNFRKALWKDMFTRRSKDEIPKALTFLSNGIMTAKAQLVVLDLSDNAFGPRGLVGLQDLLQSSSCYTLQELHLNNNGLGISGAKMLSEAICNCIENSRKHGTPLSLKIFVCGRNRLENEGAKAVSKFIKQLGSLESVAMPQNGIYSPGVTRLAEAFRCNPNLTVINLNDNSLTEEGAKLIAGCLPSLKQLQLLNLGDCLLRNEGAKVLAKSLQVNCEHLIELNLGFNEIEKDGGLAIVKAIENKYTLQSLILNGNQFGNVGCQLIEDKMKDINKLDFLSSLSEDEGDEDDDDDYDGDEEHEDEHADDEEYIVDEEDEETDTEDDDSVEEKELTQKSYQSPMFRVTTPADFIANPSVEGLVSLEKSNIALKAILPENPTLNDSLELFMKVALTLNPENTAEKETACKFSDYILSQAFKTANISEFNNTFLVHINLLKGEDKKPKKNLDISGALAILEHSVRQPYFHASTRDLLQFFLSRPLPYASTSEKIKHSLMQALYQV; encoded by the exons ATGAGCGAAATTGATAATTTAGCTGATCAGTTGTCATCCACTAAAGTTGAAGATGTTGAAAAAGAAGTAAGTTTTGTTGGACAAGGCTTGTCTCTTGATACCGCTAAAGATGCCGCACAAATCGTTGAAGCTATCCAAAATTGTCCTGGTATGACTACTCTAAAATTAGAGGGCAATACTTTTGGAATCCCGGCTGCAGAAGCAGTAGGAAAAGCTCTTGAAAGCCagcaaaatttcagaaaagcaTTATGGAAAGATATGTTTACCCGGCGTTCCAAAGATGAAATCCCTAAAGCCTTGACTTTTTTAAGCAATGGAATCATGACAGCCAAAGCTCAACTTGTGGTGTTAGATCTAAGTGATAACGCTTTCGGTCCTCGAGGTTTAGTCGGTCTTCAAGATCTTTTACAGTCATCTTCATGCTATACTTTGCAAGAACTTCACTTAAACAACAATGGCTTAGGTATTTCTGGTGCAAAAATGCTCTCCGAAGCGATATGCAATTGCATTGAAAATAGTCGGAAACACGGTACTCCTTTGAGCTTAAAGATATTTGTTTGCGGCCGTAACAGATTGGAAAATGAAGGTGCTAAAGCTGTATCTAAGTTTATTAAACAGTTGGGCAGTCTGGAGTCTGTTGCGATGCCTCAGAATGGTATCTATTCTCCTGGTGTTACACGTTTGGCCGAAGCTTTTCGCTGCAATCcaaatttaacagttattaatttaaatgacaacaGCTTGACGGAAgaaggagcaaaactaattgcAGGTTGTTTACCTTCACTGAAGCAATTACAGTTGCTTAATTTAGGAGATTGCTTGTTGAGGAATGAGGGGGCTAAGGTCCTGGCAAAATCTCTCCAAGTTAATTGTGAACATTTGATCGAGTTAAATCTGGGATTCAATGAGATTGAAAAAGATGGAGGGTTGGCGATTGTTAAAGCGATTGAGAATAAATACACATTGCAGAGTCTTATTTTGAATGGAAATCAATTCGGAAATGTCGGATGCCAATTGATTGAAGACAAGatgaaagatataaataaattagattttttatccTCTTTGAGTGAAGATGAAg GTGACGAAGATGATGACGATGATTATGATGGAGATGAAGAACATGAGGATGAGCATGCTGATGATGAAGAGTACATTGTAGATGAGGAAGATGAAGAGACAGATACTGAAGATGATGATTCAGTTGAAGAAAAAGAACTGACTCAAAAATCATACCAAAGCCCCATGTTTAGAGTTACTACTCCTGCCGATTTCATTGCTAATCCATCTGTCGAAGGATTAGTTTCACttgaaaaatctaatattgctttaaaagcTATCTTACCTGAAAATCCTACTCTTAATGACTCTCTTGAGTTATTTATGAAAGTCGCATTGACTCTAAATCCAGAGAATACTGCAGAAAAAGAGACAGCCTGTAAATTttctgattatattttaagccAAGCTTTTAAAACGGCTAATATCTCAGAGTTTAACAACACATTTCTGGTGCATATTAACTTGCTTAAAGGCGAAGAtaaaaaacccaaaaagaatCTTGACATAAGTGGAGCTTTGGCAATTCTCGAACACTCCGTGAGGCAACCATATTTCCATGCCTCGACTCGGGACTTGTTGCAGTTTTTCTTATCCAGACCATTGCCATACGCTTCaacttcagaaaaaataaaacattctctTATGCAGGCATTATACCAAGTTTAA